Proteins from one Microbacterium hatanonis genomic window:
- a CDS encoding LLM class flavin-dependent oxidoreductase, whose translation MSPDNVGVILPRDLPAGEVVSFARRAEELGFDELWVVEDLGFRGGIAQASAVLASTSRIRVGVGILPAGARNVAFAAMEIATLGELFPGRVVVGIGHGMPHWMRSLGVWPKSPLTLLSEYTVALTALLRGEQTPEAGRYVDVSGLRLDLVPSTPPPIVWGVRGPRSLAAAGRVAQGVVLAEPSAPAYIRASIETTAFDTGRADAAPLVVAYDIAAVAATDAAARELVRPALGIVGEPDWHPHIAPLPFADDFVALRERTGSPEAFAAALPDEWIDALTLAGTADRVRAGIAARHAAGATSVVLTPVGPDRSAALEDLAGALG comes from the coding sequence ATGAGTCCTGACAATGTGGGAGTGATCCTGCCCCGCGATCTGCCGGCCGGCGAGGTCGTCTCCTTCGCCCGCAGAGCGGAAGAGCTCGGATTCGACGAGCTGTGGGTCGTCGAAGACCTCGGCTTCCGCGGCGGCATCGCGCAGGCCTCGGCCGTGCTGGCCTCGACGAGCCGCATCAGGGTCGGCGTCGGCATCCTCCCCGCGGGTGCGCGCAACGTCGCCTTCGCCGCGATGGAGATCGCCACGCTCGGCGAGCTCTTCCCCGGTCGCGTGGTCGTCGGCATCGGCCACGGCATGCCGCACTGGATGCGCTCGCTCGGGGTGTGGCCGAAGAGCCCGCTCACACTGCTGAGCGAGTACACGGTCGCTCTCACCGCTCTCCTGCGCGGCGAGCAGACGCCCGAGGCAGGCCGCTACGTCGACGTGTCGGGTCTCCGCCTCGATCTCGTGCCGTCGACGCCCCCGCCCATCGTCTGGGGCGTGCGGGGTCCTCGGTCGCTCGCAGCGGCGGGACGCGTCGCCCAGGGCGTCGTGCTCGCCGAGCCGTCGGCGCCCGCGTACATCCGCGCGTCGATCGAGACCACGGCGTTCGACACCGGACGCGCGGATGCGGCGCCGCTGGTCGTCGCGTACGACATCGCCGCCGTCGCGGCGACGGATGCGGCGGCGCGCGAACTCGTGCGGCCGGCTCTGGGCATCGTCGGCGAACCCGACTGGCACCCGCACATCGCGCCTCTGCCGTTCGCCGACGACTTCGTGGCGCTGCGCGAGCGGACCGGCAGCCCCGAGGCGTTCGCCGCGGCGCTCCCCGACGAGTGGATCGACGCGCTCACCCTCGCGGGTACGGCCGACCGGGTGCGCGCCGGGATCGCTGCGCGGCACGCGGCGGGTGCGACGAGCGTGGTGCTCACGCCCGTCGGTCCCGACCGTTCCGCCGCGCTCGAAGACCTCGCCGGCGCCCTCGGCTAG
- a CDS encoding carbohydrate kinase family protein, with protein MSTAPTLDVVVIGEALIDIVETAGGATEHVGGSPANVALGLGRRGVGVALVTQLGRDDRGARIAAHLEESGVVVPRESFAADATSTARARIASDGQASYVFDLAWDPFVVPVDLRPRVLHTGSVAAFLEPGATSVREALSASAAGEVTFDPNIRPALVGEHAAAFPAFEATSRLSTVVKLSDEDAAWLYPGESPDAVVDAILALGPRLVAVTLGGEGAIVATSTERLTIPAEKVAVVDTIGAGDTFMASLIASVAASGSADLDRAALERIGGDAIRAAALTVSRAGADLPWAREL; from the coding sequence ATGAGCACCGCCCCCACCCTCGACGTCGTCGTCATCGGCGAAGCGCTCATCGACATCGTCGAGACGGCGGGAGGAGCGACGGAGCACGTCGGCGGGAGCCCCGCGAACGTCGCGCTCGGTCTCGGCCGGCGCGGGGTCGGCGTCGCACTCGTCACCCAGCTCGGAAGAGACGACCGCGGAGCGCGAATCGCGGCACACCTGGAGGAGTCGGGCGTGGTCGTGCCGCGGGAGTCGTTCGCCGCTGACGCGACGTCGACGGCGCGTGCGCGGATCGCTTCCGACGGCCAGGCGTCGTACGTGTTCGATCTCGCATGGGACCCGTTCGTCGTGCCCGTGGACCTCCGGCCCCGCGTGCTGCACACCGGGTCGGTTGCGGCGTTCCTCGAGCCCGGCGCCACCTCGGTGCGCGAGGCGTTGAGCGCATCGGCTGCGGGCGAGGTCACCTTCGATCCGAACATCAGACCGGCTCTCGTCGGCGAGCACGCCGCCGCGTTCCCGGCGTTCGAAGCCACCTCCCGCCTCTCGACGGTGGTGAAGCTCAGCGACGAGGATGCGGCGTGGCTCTACCCCGGGGAATCGCCCGACGCCGTGGTCGACGCGATCCTCGCACTCGGCCCGCGGCTTGTCGCCGTGACCCTGGGCGGCGAGGGCGCGATCGTCGCGACGAGCACCGAACGGCTCACGATCCCCGCCGAGAAGGTGGCGGTGGTCGACACGATCGGTGCCGGCGACACGTTCATGGCGTCGCTCATCGCCTCGGTCGCCGCATCGGGAAGTGCCGATCTCGACCGGGCGGCCCTCGAGCGGATCGGCGGTGACGCGATCCGCGCCGCGGCGCTCACCGTCTCACGCGCCGGCGCCGACCTCCCCTGGGCCCGCGAGCTCTGA
- the helR gene encoding RNA polymerase recycling motor ATPase HelR, whose protein sequence is MTSSVFSLPDHLAAKDDPTLIGDDERHFAEIARSLAQQIDDLSARLDAERRAPGGTGQAALDRDLEIHRLTARLRTLRRFRLDLCLGRIVADDATPPLYIGRLSLTDGAGRLLLVDWRAPAAEPFFAATHGDPRGLVSRRRYRWNGGRITDYWDEVFTADGFAQRAALDDRSAFIASLGSTRSPRMRDVLGTIQADQDAVIRADSRGALVVDGGPGTGKTVVALHRAAYLIYSDPRLARGHGGVLFVGPHQPYLAYVADVLPSLGEDSVQTCTLRDLVPEGRDAAPEADPRVAALKASAALRGLVEAAVRHYERPPTETLRIETAWADVSLTAADWADAFDAPDPGTPHDEARDEVWDHLLDTLVDQHDDDVPAGVVRRAVARDETLARAFTRAWPLLDPVGVVADLWAVPAYLRQCAPDLTEGEVRMLRRDPSEPWTESDLPFLDAARRRIGDPEANRAARRREAALAADREQMDRVVDDLIASHELDDGEGLMTMLRGDDVRTSLVDDASVPRLDPDLLRGPFSHIVVDEAQELTDAEWRMLLDRCPSRSFTIVGDRAQARHGFAESWEERLERVGLRHVRTATLTVNYRTPEEVMAEAEPVIRAVLPEANVPRAIRRSGLAVLRGRASDAREIVASWLAAHEGIACVIGDPAFPSTERVRSLPPQHAKGLEFDLVVLVEPDSFGSGVEGAVDRYVAMTRATRQLVILDGSRSRSST, encoded by the coding sequence GTGACCTCTTCCGTCTTCTCGCTGCCCGATCACCTCGCCGCCAAGGACGACCCGACGCTCATCGGGGACGACGAACGGCACTTCGCCGAGATCGCCCGAAGCCTCGCGCAGCAGATCGACGACCTGTCGGCGCGACTCGACGCCGAGCGACGGGCCCCGGGCGGCACGGGCCAGGCGGCTCTCGACCGCGACCTCGAGATCCATCGGCTGACCGCTCGACTGCGAACGCTCCGCCGGTTCCGCCTCGACCTCTGTCTGGGGCGCATCGTCGCCGACGACGCGACGCCGCCGCTCTATATCGGGCGCCTCAGCCTCACCGACGGTGCCGGGCGCCTGCTGCTCGTCGACTGGCGCGCGCCCGCCGCAGAGCCCTTCTTCGCCGCCACGCACGGCGACCCGCGGGGACTCGTCAGCCGTCGACGCTACCGCTGGAACGGCGGGCGCATCACCGACTACTGGGACGAGGTGTTCACCGCCGACGGGTTCGCCCAGCGCGCTGCCCTCGATGACCGTTCCGCTTTCATCGCGAGCCTCGGAAGCACCCGCTCGCCCCGGATGCGCGACGTGCTCGGCACGATCCAGGCCGACCAGGACGCCGTCATCCGGGCGGACTCGCGCGGCGCCCTCGTCGTGGACGGCGGGCCGGGCACGGGGAAGACCGTCGTCGCGCTGCACCGCGCGGCGTATCTGATCTACTCCGACCCGCGCCTCGCGCGCGGCCACGGCGGGGTGCTCTTCGTCGGGCCCCACCAGCCCTACCTCGCCTACGTGGCCGACGTGCTGCCGAGCCTCGGCGAAGACAGTGTGCAGACGTGCACGCTCCGCGACCTCGTGCCCGAGGGGAGGGATGCCGCGCCCGAGGCCGATCCGCGCGTGGCCGCGCTCAAGGCATCCGCCGCGCTCCGCGGGCTCGTCGAGGCGGCCGTCCGCCACTACGAGAGGCCGCCGACCGAGACCCTTCGGATCGAGACGGCGTGGGCGGACGTCTCCCTCACCGCCGCCGACTGGGCCGACGCGTTCGACGCGCCCGACCCCGGCACCCCGCACGACGAGGCCCGTGACGAGGTGTGGGATCACCTCCTCGACACCCTCGTCGACCAGCACGACGACGACGTCCCGGCCGGCGTGGTGCGCCGGGCGGTGGCTCGCGACGAGACACTCGCGCGCGCCTTCACCCGCGCCTGGCCGCTGCTCGACCCCGTGGGCGTGGTCGCCGACCTCTGGGCGGTGCCCGCCTACCTGCGGCAGTGCGCTCCGGATCTGACCGAAGGCGAGGTACGGATGCTGCGCCGCGACCCGTCGGAACCGTGGACCGAATCCGACCTTCCGTTCCTCGACGCCGCGCGGCGGCGCATCGGCGACCCGGAGGCGAACCGGGCGGCGAGACGGCGCGAAGCCGCACTCGCCGCGGACCGGGAGCAGATGGACCGCGTGGTCGACGACCTGATCGCGTCGCACGAGCTCGACGACGGCGAGGGCCTCATGACGATGCTGCGGGGCGATGACGTCCGCACGTCGCTCGTCGACGACGCATCCGTTCCCCGCCTCGACCCCGACCTGCTGAGGGGGCCGTTCTCGCACATCGTCGTCGACGAGGCGCAGGAGCTGACCGACGCCGAATGGCGGATGCTGCTGGATCGCTGCCCGTCGCGCAGCTTCACGATCGTGGGAGACCGCGCGCAGGCGCGGCACGGCTTCGCCGAATCGTGGGAGGAACGCCTGGAGCGGGTGGGGCTCCGTCACGTGCGCACCGCGACGCTGACGGTGAACTACCGCACGCCGGAGGAGGTCATGGCCGAGGCCGAGCCCGTCATCCGCGCGGTGCTCCCCGAGGCGAACGTGCCGAGGGCGATCCGCCGGAGCGGGCTGGCCGTCCTCCGCGGCCGCGCGTCGGATGCGCGCGAGATCGTGGCATCGTGGCTCGCGGCGCACGAGGGGATCGCCTGCGTGATCGGCGACCCGGCCTTCCCGTCGACCGAACGGGTGCGGTCGCTCCCGCCGCAGCACGCGAAGGGGCTGGAGTTCGACCTCGTCGTGCTGGTCGAGCCGGACTCCTTCGGCTCCGGCGTCGAGGGCGCCGTCGACCGCTACGTCGCGATGACGCGGGCGACCCGCCAGCTCGTGATCCTAGACGGGTCACGGAGTCGGTCGTCGACCTGA
- a CDS encoding alpha/beta fold hydrolase, with translation MTRAPAFPAIERRVDLDGAVFRVLTSESTAADPGTPFVLIHGIGMSHRYLTKLHARLAVEADVHSVDLPGFGGLPKPGRDLGIPAMADLLGEVLDGIDSGPVVLVGHSMGAQWTVELAAQRPDLVRGVVAMGPVADEKHRSLPAQALALTIESFGEPPAINYQVFTDYVRCGPRWYLAQVRHMLSYPIEERVAAMTAPLLVLRGGSDPVAGLDWCRRLRDAAVDGALVEVPRHHHVVQQTAPRSVASAIDAFVAERVEGRG, from the coding sequence ATGACACGAGCGCCCGCCTTCCCCGCCATCGAGCGCCGGGTCGACCTCGACGGCGCCGTGTTCCGCGTGCTCACCTCGGAGTCGACCGCTGCGGATCCCGGCACCCCGTTCGTCCTGATCCACGGGATCGGGATGTCTCACCGATACCTGACGAAACTGCATGCGCGGCTGGCGGTGGAGGCCGACGTGCACTCCGTCGATCTGCCGGGATTCGGCGGGCTGCCGAAACCGGGTCGCGACCTCGGCATCCCGGCCATGGCGGACTTGCTCGGAGAGGTGCTCGACGGCATCGACAGCGGCCCGGTGGTGCTCGTGGGGCATTCCATGGGGGCGCAGTGGACGGTCGAGCTCGCCGCTCAGCGCCCCGATCTCGTGCGCGGGGTCGTCGCGATGGGGCCGGTCGCCGATGAGAAGCACCGCTCGCTGCCCGCGCAGGCGCTCGCCCTGACGATCGAGTCGTTCGGCGAGCCGCCGGCGATCAACTACCAGGTGTTCACCGACTACGTGCGGTGCGGGCCGCGGTGGTATCTCGCGCAGGTGCGACACATGCTGTCGTATCCGATCGAGGAGCGCGTGGCGGCGATGACCGCGCCGCTCCTCGTGCTGCGGGGCGGGAGCGATCCGGTCGCCGGACTCGACTGGTGCCGGCGCTTGCGCGACGCCGCGGTCGACGGTGCGCTCGTCGAGGTGCCCCGCCACCACCACGTGGTGCAGCAGACGGCGCCGCGATCGGTCGCCTCCGCCATCGACGCGTTCGTCGCGGAGCGCGTCGAGGGTCGAGGGTGA
- a CDS encoding esterase/lipase family protein yields MNPLQIPVWWARDYAYAVVWQVRAFFNRTDPAIFLSGDRTPIVVLPGVYETWKFMQPLIEELHGRGHPVHVVDLLRRNERPVVEMAERVTEYLEQHDLSDVVLMAHSKGGLVGKQAMAFGAAAGRVRGMLAVATPFGGSSYARLMVLAPTLRIFSPRDATIRALARETAVNAKIVSVYGRFDPHIPEGSELVGAKNVRLETGGHFRILAHPRVLAELAVLAD; encoded by the coding sequence GTGAACCCGCTCCAGATCCCGGTCTGGTGGGCGAGGGACTACGCCTACGCCGTCGTGTGGCAGGTGCGCGCGTTCTTCAATCGCACGGATCCGGCGATATTCCTCTCCGGCGACCGCACGCCCATCGTGGTGCTGCCCGGCGTGTACGAGACGTGGAAGTTCATGCAGCCGTTGATCGAGGAGCTGCACGGGCGCGGCCACCCGGTGCACGTGGTCGATCTGCTGCGGCGCAACGAGCGTCCCGTCGTCGAGATGGCCGAGCGTGTGACGGAGTATCTCGAGCAGCACGACCTGTCCGACGTGGTGCTCATGGCCCACAGCAAGGGCGGTCTCGTCGGCAAGCAGGCGATGGCGTTCGGCGCGGCGGCGGGTCGAGTGCGGGGGATGCTCGCCGTCGCGACGCCGTTCGGCGGCTCGAGCTATGCGCGGCTCATGGTGCTCGCACCCACGCTGCGCATCTTCTCCCCGCGTGACGCGACGATCCGGGCGCTGGCGCGGGAGACCGCCGTGAACGCGAAGATCGTCTCGGTGTACGGGCGGTTCGACCCGCATATCCCCGAGGGCAGCGAGCTGGTCGGGGCGAAGAACGTGCGGCTCGAGACGGGCGGCCATTTCCGCATCCTCGCGCATCCACGGGTGCTGGCCGAGCTCGCCGTGCTGGCCGACTGA
- a CDS encoding metallophosphoesterase family protein, whose product MATRMLLISDTHIPGRARVLPEAVLQAADEADLIVHAGDWVSEGVLDELRRHGDVLGVWGNNDGADLRARLPEVARREIEGVRFAVIHETGDAKTRERRMPAAFPDTDVLVFGHSHIPWDTSAEGLRLLNPGSPTDRRRQPHHTYMTLVVDDGALADVQLVTV is encoded by the coding sequence ATGGCGACACGGATGCTGCTGATCTCCGACACGCACATACCGGGCCGGGCGCGGGTTCTGCCCGAGGCGGTTCTGCAGGCGGCCGACGAGGCCGACCTCATCGTCCACGCCGGGGACTGGGTGAGCGAGGGCGTGCTCGACGAGCTCCGGCGGCACGGCGACGTGCTCGGCGTGTGGGGCAACAACGACGGCGCCGACCTCCGCGCGCGTCTGCCCGAGGTCGCGCGGCGCGAGATCGAGGGCGTGCGGTTCGCCGTGATCCACGAGACGGGCGACGCCAAGACGCGGGAGCGCCGGATGCCCGCCGCGTTCCCCGACACCGACGTGCTCGTCTTCGGTCACAGCCACATCCCGTGGGACACCTCGGCTGAGGGACTGCGCCTGCTCAACCCCGGATCGCCCACCGATCGTCGTCGGCAGCCGCACCACACGTACATGACCCTCGTCGTCGACGACGGCGCTCTCGCCGATGTGCAGCTCGTGACGGTCTGA
- a CDS encoding SDR family oxidoreductase has product MSDTNARGTAVITGGSAGLGRATARELADRGWDVVVLARGEDGLAATVAEIEAAGRRGLGISVDVADAKAVDAAAARVEEEFGGIDLWINNAMTGTISPFLDTAEEDFERATDVTYLGVVNGTRSALRRMVPRGRGHVIQIGSALAHRGIPLQAAYCGAKHAIHGFTDAVIGELSHDGIPVAISIVDMPALNTVQFNWVKSDFAEHPQPVPPIFQPEVGARAVADVADTPRRRTWVGLPTVGLILGTRFAGRFMDWYLAKTAWSGQLSPDHTDPQLPANLYEPVAGDHGARGIFDDKAKSGSIQTWAIHHRRLLAGAGVAGSAVAAIGGALALRRR; this is encoded by the coding sequence ATGAGCGACACGAACGCACGAGGTACCGCCGTCATCACCGGCGGATCCGCAGGACTCGGACGGGCCACCGCCCGTGAGCTGGCCGACCGCGGCTGGGACGTCGTCGTTCTGGCGCGCGGGGAAGACGGCCTCGCGGCGACCGTCGCCGAGATCGAGGCGGCCGGGCGCCGGGGGCTCGGCATCTCCGTCGACGTCGCCGACGCGAAGGCGGTGGATGCTGCGGCCGCGCGCGTCGAGGAGGAGTTCGGCGGCATCGACCTCTGGATCAACAACGCCATGACCGGGACGATCTCACCGTTCCTCGACACGGCGGAGGAGGACTTCGAGCGCGCCACCGACGTCACCTACCTCGGAGTGGTCAACGGAACGCGCTCGGCGCTGCGGCGTATGGTCCCTCGGGGTCGCGGCCACGTCATCCAGATCGGCTCCGCTCTCGCTCACCGGGGGATCCCGCTGCAGGCGGCGTACTGCGGGGCGAAGCACGCGATCCATGGTTTCACCGACGCGGTCATCGGCGAGCTGTCGCACGACGGCATCCCGGTGGCGATCTCGATCGTCGACATGCCGGCGCTCAACACGGTGCAGTTCAACTGGGTGAAGTCCGACTTCGCCGAGCACCCGCAGCCCGTGCCGCCGATCTTCCAGCCCGAGGTGGGCGCGCGCGCCGTCGCCGACGTGGCGGACACCCCGCGGCGACGCACCTGGGTGGGGCTGCCGACGGTGGGCCTCATCCTGGGAACCCGGTTCGCGGGTCGCTTCATGGATTGGTACCTCGCGAAGACCGCGTGGAGCGGGCAGCTCTCACCCGACCACACCGACCCGCAGCTCCCGGCGAATCTGTACGAGCCCGTCGCGGGCGACCACGGCGCGCGCGGCATCTTCGACGACAAGGCGAAGTCGGGCAGTATTCAGACGTGGGCGATCCACCACCGGCGTCTGCTCGCTGGGGCGGGCGTCGCCGGATCGGCTGTCGCTGCGATCGGGGGAGCGCTCGCACTACGACGGCGCTGA
- a CDS encoding SRPBCC family protein, producing MSSNVRVLHCTADDVFAVIANGWLFPSWVVGSSRMREVDDAWPEVGSHLYHSFGVWPVLIDDTTVSLQWDPPRRAVLRARGWPVGEALVTIDVKPRGDGCVVRIQEEAVAGPGRLVPDALMDVGLYIRNAETLHRLAYLAEGRALHARSSTAEREIAEDGE from the coding sequence ATGTCTTCGAACGTACGCGTGCTCCACTGCACGGCCGACGACGTGTTCGCGGTGATCGCGAACGGCTGGTTGTTCCCGTCCTGGGTGGTGGGCTCGTCCCGCATGCGAGAGGTCGACGACGCGTGGCCCGAGGTGGGGTCTCACCTCTACCACTCGTTCGGCGTCTGGCCCGTGCTGATCGACGACACGACGGTGTCGCTCCAGTGGGACCCGCCGCGTCGCGCCGTGCTTCGTGCGCGAGGGTGGCCGGTGGGCGAGGCCCTCGTCACCATCGACGTCAAACCCCGCGGCGACGGGTGCGTCGTCCGCATCCAGGAGGAGGCCGTCGCCGGACCCGGCCGGCTGGTGCCCGACGCGCTGATGGACGTCGGTCTGTACATCCGCAATGCCGAGACGCTGCATCGTCTCGCGTATCTCGCCGAGGGTCGTGCGCTCCACGCCCGCTCTTCGACCGCGGAGCGCGAGATCGCCGAGGACGGCGAGTGA
- a CDS encoding phytoene desaturase family protein — protein sequence MTEEFDAIVVGSGPNGLAGAVTLARAGLHVRVYERASLVGGGASTTELTLPGFLHDVCSAVHPMAFESRFFREFQLGARVDFVVPEVSYAHPLDGGRAGLAYLDLARTVESLGRDGAAYDLLMRPLAEHASRVAEFTGSTLLRVPRHPVTVLNFGLRAIAQGGPWWNAPFHEQTAPAMITGVAAHTILHQPSLAAAGAGLALAAYGHARGWPIPRGGSQAIVDAMVDDLVAHGGEVATDHEVTSLDELPTSRVVLLDVTPDAFVRLAGDRMPQSYRAKMERFRYGGGVAKVDFALSEPVPWTHPEVRRAGTVHVGGTRAEIAEAENDVSRGRLHDRPYVLAAQPSLFDAGRAPEGAHTLWTYTHVPAGSDADRADAVIAQIERFAPGFRDTILATSSRTAVDVASYNPNYPGGDISAGAPTFDQLVRRPVLSPDPWHTPVPGVYLCSASVSPGPGVTGLVGWRAALSALRHDFGARAEPSLAPF from the coding sequence GTGACCGAGGAGTTCGACGCGATCGTCGTCGGGTCGGGTCCCAACGGGCTCGCCGGGGCCGTGACGCTCGCTCGGGCCGGGCTCCACGTGCGCGTCTACGAGCGGGCATCCCTGGTCGGCGGCGGTGCGTCGACGACCGAGCTGACCCTGCCCGGCTTCCTGCACGACGTCTGCTCGGCGGTGCACCCGATGGCGTTCGAGTCGCGGTTCTTCCGCGAGTTCCAGCTCGGGGCGCGCGTGGACTTCGTCGTGCCCGAGGTCTCCTACGCGCATCCCCTCGACGGCGGGCGCGCGGGCCTGGCCTATCTCGATCTCGCCCGCACGGTGGAGAGCCTCGGTCGCGACGGCGCGGCGTACGACCTGCTCATGCGTCCGCTGGCCGAGCATGCGTCCCGGGTGGCGGAGTTCACCGGGTCGACGCTGCTGCGCGTGCCGCGGCATCCTGTCACCGTCCTGAACTTCGGGCTGCGCGCGATCGCTCAGGGCGGCCCGTGGTGGAACGCCCCGTTCCACGAGCAGACGGCTCCCGCCATGATCACGGGTGTGGCCGCGCACACGATCCTCCATCAGCCGAGCCTCGCGGCCGCCGGCGCGGGCCTCGCGCTCGCGGCGTACGGGCACGCGCGCGGATGGCCGATCCCGCGCGGCGGCAGTCAGGCCATCGTCGACGCGATGGTCGACGACCTCGTCGCCCACGGGGGCGAGGTGGCGACCGATCACGAGGTGACCTCGCTCGACGAGCTCCCGACGTCGCGGGTGGTGCTGCTCGACGTGACGCCCGACGCCTTCGTGAGGCTCGCCGGCGATCGGATGCCGCAGTCCTACCGCGCGAAGATGGAGCGCTTCCGCTACGGCGGGGGCGTGGCGAAGGTCGATTTCGCCCTCTCCGAGCCCGTGCCCTGGACCCACCCGGAGGTGCGACGGGCCGGTACCGTGCACGTCGGCGGCACGCGTGCCGAGATCGCCGAGGCCGAGAACGACGTCTCCCGCGGCAGACTCCACGACCGCCCCTACGTGCTCGCCGCGCAACCGTCGCTGTTCGACGCGGGCCGCGCCCCCGAGGGCGCGCACACGCTCTGGACGTACACGCACGTGCCCGCGGGCAGCGACGCCGACCGCGCCGACGCCGTGATCGCCCAGATCGAACGGTTCGCACCGGGCTTCCGCGACACGATCCTCGCGACGAGTTCGCGGACGGCCGTCGACGTCGCCAGCTACAACCCGAACTACCCCGGGGGCGACATCTCGGCGGGAGCCCCGACGTTCGATCAGCTCGTTCGGCGCCCCGTGCTGAGCCCGGATCCGTGGCACACCCCGGTGCCCGGGGTCTACCTCTGCTCGGCCTCCGTCAGTCCCGGACCGGGTGTCACCGGCCTCGTCGGCTGGCGCGCCGCGCTGAGCGCTCTCCGCCATGATTTCGGCGCGCGCGCCGAGCCGTCGCTCGCGCCGTTCTGA
- a CDS encoding MarR family transcriptional regulator, producing the protein MSRSLTPSPLRRALQKYVDARHAAMIEARRELKIGELDARALLFIADNPGARPTQLRQYLGITSAGVTTLIDRLVEREAVRRDVDPDDRRVNRITVTVDLGELPWSALQQFDNDFDRAVAAGDREHTAHFARTLDDFTAAVASMARAS; encoded by the coding sequence GTGAGTAGATCACTGACACCGTCGCCCCTCCGTCGCGCTCTGCAGAAGTACGTCGATGCTCGTCACGCCGCAATGATCGAGGCGCGCCGCGAGCTCAAGATCGGCGAACTCGACGCGCGTGCGCTGCTGTTCATCGCCGACAACCCGGGCGCTCGTCCCACGCAGCTCCGGCAGTACCTCGGCATCACCTCGGCAGGCGTGACGACTCTCATCGACCGTCTCGTCGAGCGAGAGGCCGTGCGCCGCGACGTCGACCCCGACGACCGCCGCGTCAACCGCATCACGGTCACCGTGGATCTCGGCGAGCTGCCGTGGTCGGCGTTGCAGCAGTTCGACAACGACTTCGACCGGGCCGTCGCAGCCGGTGACCGGGAGCACACCGCGCACTTCGCGCGGACGCTCGACGACTTCACCGCCGCCGTCGCCTCCATGGCCCGGGCGTCCTGA
- a CDS encoding pyridoxal-phosphate dependent enzyme, which yields MRYARTVTDLVGNTPLVQLNRVTDGVRATVLAKVEYFNPGGSSKDRIAANIIDAAEREGLLRPGGTIVEPTSGNTGVGLALVAQQRGYRCVFVVPDKVAEDKRAVMRAYGAEVVVTPTNVEPEDPQSYYNVSDRLVSEIPGAFKPNQYANPNGPRSHYESTGPEIWRDTDGRVTHFVAGVGTGGTITGTGRFLREASGGSVRIVGIDPVGSIYTGGPVHGYDVEGVGEDFWPPAYDPGVVDELHRVSDAESFAMTRRLAREEGLLVGGSSGMAVVGALRAARDLPEDAVVVVLLPDHGRGYLSKVFDDDWMTARGYAIDDPSSAASTPSASAPESENRS from the coding sequence GTGCGATACGCCCGCACCGTCACCGACCTCGTCGGCAATACCCCTCTCGTCCAGCTCAACCGGGTCACCGACGGCGTCCGCGCCACGGTGCTCGCGAAGGTGGAGTACTTCAACCCCGGCGGCTCGTCGAAAGACCGCATCGCGGCCAACATCATCGACGCCGCCGAGCGCGAAGGCCTCCTCCGCCCGGGCGGCACCATCGTCGAGCCGACCAGCGGCAACACCGGCGTAGGGCTCGCCCTCGTCGCTCAGCAGCGGGGATACCGCTGCGTCTTCGTGGTGCCCGACAAGGTCGCCGAAGACAAGCGTGCCGTGATGCGCGCCTACGGCGCCGAGGTCGTGGTGACCCCGACCAACGTCGAGCCGGAAGACCCTCAGTCGTACTACAACGTCTCCGACCGCCTGGTCTCGGAGATCCCCGGGGCGTTCAAGCCGAACCAATACGCCAATCCGAACGGCCCTCGCAGCCACTACGAATCGACGGGTCCTGAGATCTGGCGCGACACCGACGGACGTGTGACCCACTTCGTCGCGGGTGTCGGCACGGGCGGCACCATCACCGGCACCGGTCGGTTCCTGCGCGAGGCATCGGGCGGAAGCGTGCGCATCGTCGGGATCGATCCGGTCGGCTCGATCTACACGGGCGGTCCGGTGCACGGGTATGACGTCGAAGGCGTCGGCGAGGACTTCTGGCCGCCCGCCTACGACCCCGGAGTCGTGGACGAGCTCCACCGGGTCTCCGACGCCGAGTCGTTCGCGATGACGCGACGGCTGGCACGCGAAGAGGGGCTCCTCGTCGGCGGATCCAGCGGCATGGCCGTCGTCGGCGCCCTCCGCGCCGCGCGCGATCTGCCCGAGGACGCCGTCGTGGTCGTCCTCCTCCCCGACCACGGTCGCGGCTATCTCAGCAAGGTCTTCGACGACGACTGGATGACGGCTCGCGGGTACGCGATCGACGACCCGTCGTCCGCCGCATCCACTCCCTCAGCATCCGCACCCGAATCGGAGAACCGCTCATGA